The Panicum virgatum strain AP13 chromosome 5K, P.virgatum_v5, whole genome shotgun sequence genome has a window encoding:
- the LOC120706680 gene encoding serine hydroxymethyltransferase 4, translating to MDPVATWGLTPLAGADPEVYDLLEREKRRQRRGIELIASENFTSFAVMEALGSPLTNKYSEGMPGARYYGGNDVIDEIENLCRSRALAAFRLDPAAWGVNVQPYSGSPANFAAYTALLNPHDRIMGLDLPSGGHLTHGYYTAGGKKISATSIYFESLPYKVSATTGYIDYEKLEEKALDFRPKLIICGGSAYPRDWDYARLRAVADKVGALLLCDMAHISGLVAAQEAANPFEYCDVVTTTTHKSLRGPRAGMIFYRKGPKPPKKGQPEGAVYDYEDKINFAVFPSLQGGPHNHQIAALAVALQQTMTPGFKAYAKQVKANAVAIGNYLMSKGYKMVTDGTENHLVLWDLRPLGLTGNKVEKLCDLCHITLNKNAVFGDSSALAPGGVRIGAPAMTSRGLVEKDFEQIGEFLHRAVTICLNIQKEYGKLLKDFNKGLVNNKDIENLKAEVEKFADSFDMPGFTLESMKYKE from the exons ATGGACCCCGTGGCCACATGGGGTCTGaccccgctcgccggcgccgacccGGAGGTCTACGACCTCCTGGAGCGCGAGAAGCGGCGCCAGCGGCGCGGCATCGAGCTCATCGCCTCCGAGAACTTCACCTCCTTCGCCGTCATGGAGGCGCTCGGCTCCCCGCTCACCAACAAGTACTCCGAGGGCATGCCCGGCGCCCGCTACTACGGCGGCAACGACGTCATCGACGAGATCGAGAACCTCTGCCGCtcccgcgccctcgccgccttCCGCCTCGACCCGGCCGCCTGGGGCGTCAACGTGCAGCCCTACTCGGGCTCCCCCGCCAACTTCGCCGCCTACACCGCGCTGCTCAACCCGCACGATCGGATCATGGGCCTCGACCTCCCCTCCGGCGGCCACCTCACCCACGGGTACTACACCGCCGGCGGGAAGAAGATCTCCGCCACCTCGATCTACTTCGAGAGCCTGCCGTACAAGGTGAGCGCCACCACAGGCTACATCGACTACGAGAAGCTCGAGGAGAAGGCCCTCGACTTCCGCCCCAAGCTCATCATCTGCGGTGGCAGCGCCTACCCCAGGGACTGGGACTACGCCAGGCTCAGGGCCGTCGCCGACAAGGTCGGGGCGCTGCTCCTCTGCGACATGGCGCACATCAGCGGGCTCGTCGCCGCGCAG GAAGCTGCAAATCCTTTTGAGTATTGTGATGTGGTTACCACTACCACGCACAAGTCTCTTCGCGGGCCAAGGGCTGGCATGATTTTCTACAGGAAAGGACCTAAGCCCCCAAAGAAGGGCCAGCCTGAGGGTGCTGTGTATGACTACGAAGACAAGATCAACTTTGCGGTGTTCCCATCTCTGCAAGGTGGGCCTCACAACCACCAGATTGCGGCACTTGCTGTTGCTCTGCAGCAGACTATGACACCTGGCTTCAAAGCCTATGCAAAGCAAGTGAAGGCGAATGCTGTTGCCATTGGAAACTATCTCATGAGCAAGGGCTACAAGATGGTGACTGATGGAACTGAGAACCACCTTGTTCTCTGGGATCTGCGCCCTCTTGGCTTGACTG GAAACAAGGTTGAAAAGCTCTGTGACCTTTGTCACATCACATTGAACAAGAATGCTGTCTTCGGTGACAGCAGTGCATTGGCTCCGGGTGGTGTCCGCATTG GTGCCCCCGCGATGACCTCGAGGGGTCTGGTGGAGAAAGACTTTGAACAGATTGGTGAGTTCCTTCACCGGGCGGTGACCATCTGCCTGAACATCCAGAAGGAGTATGGCAAGCTCCTCAAGGACTTCAACAAGGGCCTTGTGAACAACAAGGACATTGAGAACCTCAAGGCTGAGGTGGAGAAGTTCGCTGACTCCTTCGACATGCCTGGGTTCACGCTCGAGAGCATGAAGTACAAGGAGTAG
- the LOC120706681 gene encoding 60S ribosomal protein L29-1-like, with protein sequence MAKSKNHTAHNQSYKAHKNGIKKPKRHRQTSTKGMDPKFLRNLRYSRKNNKKSGEAEAEE encoded by the exons ATGGCCAAGTCGAAGAACCACACGGCGCACAACCAGTCGTACAAGGCGCACAAGAACGGCATCAAGAAGCCCAAGCGCCACCGCCAGACCTCCACCAAGGGG ATGGACCCCAAATTCCTGAGGAACCTGAGGTACTCAAGGAAGAACAACAAGAAGAGTGGTGAGGCTGAAGCGGAGGAGTAA
- the LOC120709746 gene encoding cation-chloride cotransporter 2-like → MDDDDDDDDDDDDDDDDDDDDDDDDDDDDDDDDDDDDDDDDDDDDDDDDDDDDDDDDDDDSRPDGDEEAAVAPKRPQLRYHAVESQDHAVVQMTTMEPGSSAAAPRPTKPGTNLSIDPRMKMTSSNGHAVPNVSQSDSKLELFGFDSLVNILGLKSMAGEQPQATTSPRDGEDVGITIGCPKETEPKLGTMMGVFVPCLQNILGIIYYIRFTWIVGMGGIWQSLVLVAFCGACTFLTGLSLSAIATNGAMKVSYFYFDRKGGGPYYLIGRALGPEVGISIGLCFFLGNAVAGAMYVLGAVETFLDAVPAAGFFQDATTVVGGTTVSTPSLHDLQIYGVVITILLCFIVFGGVKIINKVAPAFLVPVLFSILCIFIGVFSAPGSDAPKGVTGLNMTTLSDNWSSDYQPTNNAGVPDPKGSIYWDFNALLGLFFPAVTGIMAGSNRSASLKDTQRSIPVGTLNATLSTTGMYFISVFLFGALATRDELLTNRLLAATVAWPGPAVIYIGIILSTLGAALQSMTGAPRLLAAIANDDILPVLNCFKAYEGSEPHVATLFTSFICIACVVIGNLDLITPTITMFFLMCYAGVNLSCFLLDLLDAPSWRPRWKLHHWSLSLIGASQCIVIMFMISWTFTVVSLALASLIYYYVSLKGKAGDWGDGFKSAYFQLALRSLRSMGANQVHPKNWYPIPLIFCRPWGKLPENVPCHPKLADFANCMKKKGRGMSIFFSIIDGDYHESAEDAKTACHQLSAYIDYKRCEGVAEIIVARSMSDGFRSIVQIMGLGNLKPNIVVMRYPEIWRRENLTQIPSTFISIINDCIIANKAVVIVKGLDEWPNEYQRQYGTIDLYWIVRDGGLMLLLSQLLLTKESFESCKIQVFCIAEEDTEAEELKADVKKFLYDLRMQAEVIVVTMKSMEARTELNASAKKDPEEEHASAQHRIKAYLSEMKEAAQREGRPLMEGGRQVVVNEEKVEKFLYTMLKLNTTILKYSRMAVVVLVSLPPPPLNHPAYCYMEYMDLLVVNIPRMLIVRGYRRDVVTLFT, encoded by the exons A GATGAGGAGGCCGCCGTAGCTCCGAAGCGTCCGCAGCTGAGGTACCATGCTGTGGAGTCGCAAGACCACGCTGTCGTGCAGATGACGACCATGGAGCCTGggtcgtccgccgccgcgcccag GCCCACGAAGCCTGGTACTAATCTAAGTATTGACCCAAGAATGAAAATGACTTCATCAAATGGTCATGCTGTACCTAATGTATCTCAAAGTGATTCAAAGCTCGAGCTCTTTGGTTTTGACTCTCTGGTCAATATTTTGGGACTCAAGAG TATGGCAGGAGAACAACCGCAGGCAACAACTAGCCCTAGGGATGGTGAGGATGTGGGGATTACTATTGGATGCCCTAAG GAAACTGAGCCAAAACTTGGTACCATGATGGGTGTATTTGTTCCATGCCTACAGAACATCTTGGGAATAATATATTATATTCGTTTTACTTG GATCGTGGGTATGGGAGGCATATGGCAGTCACTTGTTTTAGTTGCATTCTGCGGTGCATGCACATTTTTAACTGGACTATCATTAAGTGCAATTGCGACAAATGGAGCAATGAAGGT ATCATATTTCTATTTTGATCGTAAGGGTGGTGGCCCTTACTATCTAATTGGTCGTGCACTTGGTCCAGAAGTTGGAATCAGTATTGGATTGTGTTTCTTCCTTGGGAATGCAGTTGCTGGAGCTAT GTACGTGCTGGGAGCTGTAGAAACATTTCTAGATGCTGTTCCAGCAGCTGGGTTTTTTCAAG ATGCTACAACAGTAGTTGGTGGAACAACTGTATCAACACCTAGCTTGCATGACCTCCAGATCTATGGTGTTGTCATTACCATATTGCTCTGTTTTATTGTATTTGGTGGTGTCAAAATTATCAACAAGGTTGCACCTGCTTTCTTAGTACCAGTCCTCTTCTCAATACTCTGCATTTTTATAGGTGTCTTTAGTGCACCAGGGTCAGATGCTCCAA AGGGGGTCACGGGGTTAAATATGACTACACTTTCTGACAACTGGAGTTCAGACTACCAACCTACAAATAATGCTGGAGTCCCTGATCCAAAAGGGTCTATATACTGGGATTTTAA TGCCTTGTTAGGACTCTTTTTCCCAGCTGTTACTGGAATCATGGCTGGTTCAAACCGTTCTGCTTCACTAAAAGATACGCAACGTTCCATACCAGTTGGGACATTAAATGCTACCCTTTCAACTACTGGGATGTATTTCATTTCTGTCTTCCTATTTGGAGCCTTGGCTACAAGGGATGAGCTTCTAACTAACAG GCTTCTTGCTGCAACAGTTGCTTGGCCTGGTCCGGCAGTAATTTACATTGGTATTATTCTGTCCACTTTGGGTGCAGCACTACAGAGTATGACCGGGGCTCCAAGATTGCTTGCAGCAATAGCAAATGATGACATCCTTCCTGTTCTTAATTGTTTTAAGGCTTATGAAGGATCGGAGCCTCACGTGGCAACTCTATTTACAAGCTTCAtttgtattgcttgtgttgtGATTGGGAACTTGGATCTAATCACACCTACTATCACTATGTTTTTCCTCATGTGCTATGCTGGTGTGAACTTGTCATGCTTTCTTTTGGATCTCCTTGATGCTCCTAGTTGGCGCCCTCGATGGAAGTTACATCACTGGAGCCTCTCTCTGATAGGTGCATCCCAATGTATTG TCATCATGTTTATGATCTCATGGACATTTACCGTGGTCTCGCTTGCCCTCGCAAGCCTCATCTACTACTATGTCAGCTTAAAAGGAAAGGCTGGTGACTGGGGAGATGGATTTAAAAGTGCATACTTCCAATTGGCTCTGCGAAGCCTCCGATCAATGGGAG CAAATCAAGTACATCCCAAAAACTGGTACCCCATTCCTCTCATATTTTGCCGGCCTTGGGGTAAACTTCCTGAAAATGTCCCATGCCATCCAAAACTTGCAGATTTTGCCAATTGTATGAAGAAAAAGGGTCGTGGTATGTCAATTTTCTTCTCAATCATTGATGGTGACTACCATGAATCAGCCGAGGATGCAAAGACAGCCTGCCATCAACTTAGCGCCTATATTGACTATAAGCGTTGTGAGGGTGTCGCGGAGATCATCGTAGCACGCTCAATGTCTGATGGTTTTCGCAGCATTGTTCAGATAATGGGCCTAGGCAACCTGAAGCCAAATATTGTTGTGATGCGTTACCCTGAGATTTGGCGTCGTGAAAATCTGACACAAATACCGTCGACATTTATCAGCATCATAAATGACTGTATTATTGCTAACAAGGCAGTTGTCATTGTGAAAGGATTAGATGAGTGGCCTAATGAGTACCAGAGACAGTATGGAACCATTGACTTATACTGGATTGTGAGGGATGGAGGGCTAATGCTCTTGTTATCTCAGCTGCTACTAACCAAAGAGAGCTTTGAAAGCTGTAAGATTCAGGTCTTCTGCATAGCTGAAGAGGACACAGAAGCTGAGGAGCTAAAAGCTGATGTGAAAAAGTTTCTGTATGATCTTCGGATGCAAGCTGAGGTTATCGTTGTGACAATGAAGTCAATGGAAGCGCGCACCGAGCTCAATGCTAGTGCTAAGAAGGATCCCGAAGAAGAACATGCAAGCGCTCAACATAGAATCAAAGCATACCTTTCTGAGATGAAGGAGGCCGCACAAAGAGAAGGGCGGCCACTGATGGAGGGTGGCAGACAAGTTGTGGTTAATGAAGAGAAGGTCGAAAAGTTCCTCTACACGATGCTGAAGCTGAATACCACTATCCTCAAGTACTCCAGGATGGCAGTGGTGGTGCTGGTGAGCCTCCCACCGCCGCCTCTGAACCACCCGGCCTACTGCTACATGGAATACATGGATCTGCTTGTCGTGAACATCCCTAGAATGCTGATAGTTAGGGGATACAGGAGGGACGTCGTCACACTTTTCACTTGA